Proteins encoded in a region of the Novibacillus thermophilus genome:
- a CDS encoding acyl--CoA ligase family protein has protein sequence MSSLYHQPFQAPLTPASFLERTVVAFPDRVAVVEGNTRYTYRTLYERVHRLARGLYRLGVQRGDRVAAVVPNTKLALELHLAVPLMGAVLVPINVRLKSKEMSYILNHSEAVVLFVDDTYAERLVPCLEEVPSVRVLIVDGTDKHFPTTRHIEQPVDVLPYESWLHSVPFDPMSVSVQDEWDLISIHYTSGTTGRPKGVMLHHRGAFINAFSEIVEMNLSPDSVYLWTLPMFHAAGWCFPWAATAVGATHVLLRKVEASRIVQLIESEGITHFCAAPPVLTMISQYLESERTGLPGTVHIITAAAPPSPALLRKLESFGAKVTHVYGLTEVYGPFTINEWRKEWDALPDNQRAELKARQGIPYIGLGELTVVDDKMRQVPKDGLTMGEVLMRGNGVMLGYYKDEEATAQAFHGGWFHTGDLAVWHADGYIELKDRQKDIIISGGENISSVEVERVLLEHPSVLEVAVIGIPDRKWGEVPKAFITVQPGECVSVEELQTFCRKRLAHFKCPKEIEFCELPKTNTGKVQKHLLREKEREKQLNTN, from the coding sequence ATGTCAAGTTTGTATCATCAACCGTTTCAAGCGCCCCTTACCCCCGCGTCGTTTTTAGAAAGGACGGTAGTGGCTTTTCCAGATCGCGTAGCGGTTGTCGAAGGAAACACTCGCTACACTTACCGGACATTGTACGAAAGAGTCCACCGTCTGGCGCGAGGTCTCTACCGTCTCGGCGTACAGCGGGGTGACCGTGTTGCGGCAGTCGTTCCGAATACCAAACTTGCCCTCGAGCTTCACCTGGCGGTTCCTCTGATGGGAGCTGTACTCGTTCCCATCAACGTTCGTTTGAAATCAAAGGAAATGTCCTACATCCTCAATCACTCTGAAGCAGTTGTCCTTTTTGTGGACGACACGTACGCTGAACGACTGGTTCCTTGTCTTGAAGAAGTCCCAAGTGTCCGCGTCCTCATCGTCGATGGCACGGATAAACATTTCCCGACTACACGCCACATTGAACAGCCCGTGGACGTGCTTCCGTACGAAAGCTGGCTCCACTCGGTGCCCTTTGACCCGATGTCGGTAAGTGTTCAAGATGAGTGGGATTTGATTTCTATTCATTACACCAGTGGAACTACTGGACGTCCAAAAGGGGTCATGCTGCACCATCGAGGAGCATTCATAAATGCCTTTAGTGAAATCGTAGAAATGAATCTTTCGCCTGACAGCGTGTACCTGTGGACACTCCCAATGTTTCACGCCGCAGGTTGGTGTTTCCCCTGGGCCGCGACGGCAGTTGGCGCCACACATGTCCTTTTGCGCAAAGTAGAGGCATCCCGAATCGTTCAGTTGATTGAATCAGAAGGCATCACGCACTTCTGTGCGGCACCCCCAGTGCTGACGATGATTTCCCAATATCTAGAGAGTGAGAGAACTGGATTGCCTGGCACCGTCCACATTATTACAGCTGCTGCCCCTCCGAGCCCAGCTTTGCTGCGCAAATTAGAGTCTTTTGGAGCAAAGGTCACCCATGTGTACGGCCTGACGGAAGTGTACGGCCCGTTCACGATCAATGAATGGCGAAAAGAGTGGGATGCACTTCCAGACAATCAACGGGCGGAATTAAAAGCACGGCAAGGTATTCCGTATATCGGACTAGGCGAACTGACTGTTGTCGACGACAAGATGCGCCAGGTTCCTAAAGACGGCCTCACGATGGGTGAAGTCCTCATGCGCGGGAACGGGGTCATGCTTGGCTACTACAAAGATGAGGAAGCTACTGCTCAAGCTTTTCACGGCGGGTGGTTTCATACAGGCGATTTAGCGGTGTGGCACGCGGACGGTTACATAGAGCTGAAGGATCGGCAAAAGGACATCATTATCTCAGGAGGTGAGAATATCAGTTCAGTAGAAGTGGAGCGGGTCCTTTTGGAACACCCTTCAGTATTAGAGGTAGCCGTGATCGGCATCCCCGACCGCAAATGGGGAGAGGTCCCGAAAGCGTTCATTACAGTTCAACCCGGGGAATGCGTGAGTGTGGAGGAACTGCAAACATTTTGCCGCAAACGACTCGCCCACTTTAAGTGTCCCAAAGAGATTGAATTCTGTGAGTTGCCAAAAACTAACACAGGTAAAGTACAAAAACATTTGCTTCGTGAAAAAGAGCGAGAGAAGCAGTTAAACACCAACTAA
- a CDS encoding family 43 glycosylhydrolase: MKRSVEPHKVLRGWLCVTFVFAFTPAHVTANEDVFQYQIMNGAADPFVTYHDGYYYMTFTQVDRIDIYKSASLADIANGEVTRAFTPPADGWGSQNIWAPKLHHIDGKWYLYYTADDGVDANHHMYVLENTSSDPMSDSWVNKGQIENMPDIFAIDGNTFENDGTRYFVWSTRTDGIMELWMDEMINPWTVRGDPVIISSPTYDWEKVDGAVNEGPAILKRNGRIFMTYSATGCQSEDYAIGLLTAWDTSDLMDPASWEKSPEPVFSKNPENDVYGPGHNSFTTSPDGKEDWMVYHANSRPDAGCSGERGARVQKIEWNEDGTPDFGTPAKVQILVDCIPGRYEAQDAIVHNAKVISYSRNVSCGKHVGYIDFEDSYVEFPYVYAPYSGVYKMTINYAHGMPHASHQVTVNQGETFEVQYPQTGWGNFTDMDIDVQLRRGLNTIRIAKGENFSELNYIAIQEKLPPEGPLKGPLQAKIDRVESLPEEAYTAESWATLQRVLEETEVMLADPDASQQQLDTAFGALTLAVDQLQFDREPSEDGAPKVASMEIAEDAPDRLTLTFDQAIDLDYANGFFLLGTEGPIMITSVNYKLSSENHRLTLNLAREARANERLSLSYDDTVGSVKAEDSEQPLPGFFGKKVHHPFAPKVSPESIRKGVHLLGKEGLIYDRNATHSLKRHMTAVDHFAQQKESEKVIKHLKGFLSLIHHQKDNGLISNVAYIVLKSDAETLLAEWE, from the coding sequence ATGAAAAGAAGTGTGGAGCCTCATAAAGTACTACGAGGTTGGCTGTGTGTCACATTCGTGTTTGCCTTCACGCCAGCTCACGTAACCGCAAATGAAGACGTCTTTCAGTACCAGATTATGAATGGAGCGGCTGACCCGTTTGTCACGTATCACGACGGATATTACTATATGACCTTTACTCAAGTGGATCGCATTGACATTTATAAGTCGGCATCGTTGGCGGATATTGCGAACGGGGAGGTCACGAGGGCATTCACACCGCCAGCTGACGGATGGGGGAGCCAAAATATTTGGGCGCCCAAGCTTCATCACATCGATGGGAAGTGGTACTTGTATTACACGGCTGACGATGGCGTGGATGCTAATCACCACATGTACGTGTTAGAGAACACATCGTCAGATCCAATGTCCGACTCATGGGTAAACAAAGGGCAAATAGAGAACATGCCCGATATTTTCGCGATTGACGGGAATACGTTTGAGAACGACGGAACGCGGTATTTTGTTTGGTCGACGCGAACAGATGGCATCATGGAATTGTGGATGGACGAAATGATCAATCCCTGGACCGTGCGTGGTGACCCGGTGATCATTTCATCTCCGACTTACGATTGGGAGAAAGTGGATGGTGCAGTGAATGAAGGTCCAGCCATTTTAAAGCGCAATGGACGGATATTTATGACGTACTCTGCCACCGGGTGTCAATCAGAAGATTATGCGATCGGCCTGTTAACCGCCTGGGATACATCAGATTTAATGGACCCTGCGTCATGGGAGAAATCACCTGAACCTGTGTTTAGCAAAAACCCGGAAAACGATGTGTACGGACCGGGTCATAATAGCTTTACCACTTCTCCCGACGGAAAGGAAGATTGGATGGTTTACCACGCGAACTCTCGTCCCGATGCGGGATGTTCGGGCGAGCGTGGGGCCCGTGTGCAAAAAATAGAGTGGAATGAGGACGGAACGCCTGACTTCGGCACACCGGCCAAAGTGCAAATACTAGTCGACTGCATTCCCGGCCGATACGAGGCCCAGGATGCGATTGTCCACAACGCGAAAGTCATAAGCTACAGTCGAAATGTTTCTTGCGGCAAACATGTGGGCTACATTGATTTTGAAGATAGTTATGTAGAGTTTCCATACGTTTATGCTCCGTATTCGGGCGTATATAAAATGACGATTAATTATGCGCACGGCATGCCGCATGCCAGCCACCAAGTGACGGTGAACCAAGGAGAGACTTTCGAAGTGCAGTATCCGCAGACGGGTTGGGGCAACTTTACGGATATGGACATCGATGTCCAACTTAGGAGAGGGTTGAATACAATCCGAATCGCCAAAGGGGAAAATTTCAGCGAACTCAACTATATTGCGATTCAGGAAAAACTTCCGCCAGAAGGCCCGCTGAAAGGTCCCTTGCAGGCGAAAATAGATCGGGTTGAATCTTTGCCGGAGGAAGCCTACACGGCAGAAAGCTGGGCTACTTTACAAAGGGTGCTTGAAGAGACAGAGGTGATGTTGGCTGACCCTGATGCATCGCAACAGCAGTTGGATACAGCCTTTGGCGCTTTGACTCTAGCCGTCGATCAACTGCAGTTTGATCGTGAACCTTCGGAGGACGGTGCCCCGAAAGTCGCGTCTATGGAGATTGCAGAAGATGCACCTGATCGATTGACTTTGACATTTGATCAAGCGATCGACTTGGATTATGCCAACGGCTTTTTCTTACTTGGAACAGAAGGACCGATCATGATAACATCTGTTAATTACAAATTGAGTAGTGAGAACCACCGTCTAACACTCAATTTGGCTCGCGAAGCGCGAGCAAATGAAAGATTGAGCTTGTCATATGACGACACTGTAGGAAGTGTGAAGGCAGAGGACAGTGAGCAGCCCTTACCCGGATTTTTCGGAAAAAAAGTTCATCATCCATTCGCTCCAAAAGTGAGCCCGGAATCTATTCGAAAAGGGGTTCATCTTTTGGGGAAAGAAGGGTTGATATACGATCGAAATGCGACCCATTCTTTAAAGCGACACATGACAGCTGTCGATCACTTCGCACAACAAAAAGAGTCCGAAAAAGTGATCAAGCACTTGAAAGGATTTCTATCTTTAATCCATCACCAGAAAGACAATGGCTTAATATCTAATGTGGCGTACATCGTTCTCAAGTCCGATGCTGAAACATTGCTAGCGGAATGGGAATGA
- a CDS encoding MFS transporter yields the protein MSYDVSVEVSETSLHRRRAAISSVIGTTIEWYDFFIYGTVGALVFPTLFFPDSDPYAGLMQTFLIFAIGFVARPVGSFIFSHFGDRFGRKTTLIFTLLMMGIATTTMGLLPTYETIGIWAPLLLSILRFLQGLSAGGEWGGAVLLSMEWAGRDRRGFFASLPQLGSPFGLVLSSTVVSLLLTVSGDAFFSWAWRIPFLFSLGLVIVGLYARLRVLESPEFQKVLKDENVSQAPVLESLRTYPKTILWAILVNIVMFAAFYTFSTFFIGYGSTYLNLDQNLLTNATVLGGIAAALAVVLFGHFSDIVGAKNVYVVGVLSLVVWAFPYFVLVNSKQPFLIVTAVAFAFFTFGAMYGPLASFVASSFPARLRYSGSSVAYAIGAVLGGGIAPMISTFLVDNFDSAFAVSTYLISLALLGLIGALKLKEL from the coding sequence ATGAGTTATGATGTATCAGTTGAAGTTTCCGAAACATCCCTTCACCGACGTCGGGCCGCCATCTCGAGCGTGATCGGAACAACCATCGAATGGTACGACTTCTTTATTTACGGAACAGTGGGAGCCCTCGTATTTCCTACTTTGTTTTTCCCGGATTCTGACCCTTACGCAGGGTTGATGCAGACGTTCTTAATCTTTGCCATCGGGTTTGTGGCACGACCTGTTGGCAGTTTTATCTTTAGTCACTTTGGCGATCGCTTTGGAAGAAAGACGACACTCATTTTCACATTACTGATGATGGGAATCGCGACAACGACTATGGGGCTTTTACCGACTTATGAAACAATTGGCATATGGGCTCCGCTCTTGTTGTCGATTCTCCGCTTTTTACAGGGTCTCTCAGCAGGCGGAGAGTGGGGAGGTGCTGTCTTGCTCTCTATGGAGTGGGCAGGGCGTGATCGACGCGGATTTTTTGCAAGCCTCCCACAGCTGGGTTCACCCTTCGGCTTAGTACTCTCTTCAACCGTTGTTTCACTCTTACTCACGGTATCCGGTGACGCCTTTTTTTCGTGGGCATGGCGCATTCCGTTCCTTTTCAGCTTGGGCCTAGTCATCGTCGGACTGTACGCCCGTTTACGCGTTCTGGAATCACCAGAGTTTCAAAAAGTTCTAAAAGACGAAAATGTGTCCCAAGCTCCTGTGCTCGAATCGCTTCGCACCTACCCTAAAACGATCCTCTGGGCCATCTTAGTGAACATTGTGATGTTCGCTGCGTTTTACACGTTCAGTACGTTTTTTATCGGGTATGGATCGACGTATTTAAACCTCGATCAGAATCTGCTAACCAATGCCACTGTGCTCGGCGGCATTGCGGCGGCACTTGCCGTAGTCCTTTTCGGACACTTTTCAGACATCGTCGGAGCCAAGAACGTGTATGTCGTCGGTGTCCTCTCTTTGGTGGTATGGGCATTTCCATATTTTGTCCTGGTCAACAGCAAACAGCCTTTCCTCATTGTGACTGCGGTAGCGTTCGCGTTTTTCACGTTTGGTGCCATGTACGGCCCCCTCGCATCATTTGTCGCAAGTTCGTTTCCAGCCCGCCTGCGGTACAGCGGTTCATCGGTTGCTTATGCAATCGGAGCGGTCCTCGGGGGTGGCATCGCACCGATGATCAGCACCTTTTTAGTCGACAACTTTGATTCTGCGTTTGCTGTCAGTACTTATTTGATCTCCTTGGCCCTTCTCGGACTTATAGGTGCCCTCAAACTGAAGGAACTTTAG
- a CDS encoding glycoside hydrolase family 2 protein produces the protein MSAERTYHRTEYPRPQFRRQAWVNLNGAWNFSFDDENAGEKEEWYRNPNFSAHIQVPFTYETKASGIGDESFHPYVWYHRTFEIPNTEIGKRVILRFQASDYLTKVWVNGVFVGEHVGGNAAFSFDITHAVTHDRTNSLVVKVEDSQSCHQPRGKQRWTDENFGCWYVQTTGIWQTVWLEFLPEEHIEHVKITPKIDENSVAFDFILNGLYDKPLRVEANIRFDGKPVKQFSFTSDRPHMHVEVNLLSEIHEWKVMHWSPEHPHLYDVTFRLFKEDTLQDEVDAYFGMRKISIKNGQVLLNNRPIYQKLLLDQGYWPDTLLTPPSDEAMLEDIEKTLAMGFNGVRKHQKIEDERFLYWCDKKGLLVWSEMASAYEFSDEAVVNFTNEWLEVIQQHYNHPSIVTWVPFNESWGIPNVLSDAKQQAFTESIYYLTKSLDSMRPVIVNDGWEHTISDIVTLHDYEEYKEAFLDRYSNQDKILTNEIPHNNHKYAFAEGYQYEGQPVIISEYGGIAFKDGEGWGYGNRVESEEAFLDRYRRVTEAIQSLPYVTGYCYTQMTDVQQEVNGLLREDRTPKIPLEKIRRVNDSV, from the coding sequence ATGTCAGCTGAACGCACTTACCACCGCACAGAATACCCGCGACCGCAATTTCGCCGACAGGCTTGGGTGAACTTGAATGGTGCTTGGAATTTTTCGTTCGACGATGAAAACGCAGGGGAAAAGGAGGAGTGGTATCGCAACCCCAATTTTTCGGCACACATTCAAGTGCCCTTTACGTATGAAACGAAAGCGAGTGGAATCGGAGACGAGTCGTTTCATCCTTATGTCTGGTATCACAGAACTTTTGAGATCCCAAATACGGAAATCGGAAAACGAGTCATACTCAGATTTCAAGCGTCAGATTATTTAACGAAAGTTTGGGTGAACGGTGTTTTTGTAGGAGAGCACGTAGGCGGAAATGCGGCCTTTTCATTTGATATTACACATGCTGTGACACATGACCGAACAAACAGTTTGGTGGTGAAAGTGGAAGACAGCCAAAGCTGTCATCAGCCGAGAGGAAAGCAGCGCTGGACAGATGAAAACTTCGGCTGTTGGTATGTGCAAACCACCGGTATTTGGCAAACAGTTTGGTTGGAGTTTCTGCCTGAAGAACACATTGAACATGTCAAAATAACACCGAAGATAGATGAAAATAGTGTTGCTTTTGATTTTATACTTAACGGATTGTACGACAAGCCTTTAAGAGTGGAGGCCAATATTCGCTTCGACGGAAAGCCAGTGAAACAATTTTCATTTACCTCTGATCGTCCCCATATGCATGTTGAAGTCAATCTTTTGTCCGAAATACATGAATGGAAAGTCATGCACTGGTCTCCAGAGCATCCGCATCTGTATGATGTCACTTTCCGCTTGTTCAAAGAGGACACACTGCAAGATGAAGTGGATGCGTACTTTGGCATGAGAAAGATATCGATTAAAAATGGGCAGGTCTTGTTGAATAACAGACCGATCTATCAAAAGCTTCTGCTGGATCAAGGGTATTGGCCGGATACGTTGCTGACTCCGCCCTCTGACGAAGCGATGTTAGAGGATATTGAGAAAACGTTGGCAATGGGATTCAACGGCGTTCGCAAGCATCAAAAAATAGAAGATGAACGTTTCTTGTACTGGTGTGACAAAAAAGGATTGCTCGTATGGTCTGAAATGGCGTCGGCTTACGAATTTTCAGATGAGGCGGTCGTGAATTTTACAAACGAGTGGTTAGAAGTGATTCAGCAGCACTACAATCATCCTTCTATTGTCACTTGGGTGCCATTTAACGAATCTTGGGGTATTCCTAATGTTTTGTCGGATGCCAAACAACAAGCCTTTACAGAATCGATTTATTATTTAACGAAATCTTTGGACTCCATGCGGCCAGTCATCGTCAATGACGGCTGGGAGCATACAATTTCAGACATTGTGACCCTTCATGACTATGAAGAGTATAAAGAAGCGTTTCTGGATCGCTACAGCAATCAAGATAAAATATTGACGAATGAGATACCGCATAACAATCATAAGTACGCATTTGCAGAAGGCTATCAATATGAAGGGCAGCCTGTCATTATTTCCGAGTACGGCGGCATTGCCTTTAAAGACGGTGAAGGTTGGGGCTACGGCAATCGAGTTGAGTCAGAGGAAGCATTTTTAGACCGGTACCGCCGTGTCACCGAAGCGATACAATCACTTCCGTACGTTACCGGTTACTGCTATACACAAATGACTGACGTGCAGCAAGAAGTTAACGGATTATTGAGGGAAGATCGAACACCTAAAATTCCGTTGGAAAAAATAAGACGCGTTAACGATTCTGTTTAG
- a CDS encoding enoyl-CoA hydratase-related protein, producing the protein MILYERRGPVGWVTLNNVNENLTLTLKAMKDMEKQLKTIANTREVAVVVLQGAPNIFCLGHHFQEIQESDTETVHALFEQSFRVKQLIRDLPQVVIAKVQGVAVAAGLELVAVSDLAVASERAQFGATGINWGLFCSTPAVFLSRNISRKKAAEMLFTGKLYTAREAEAMELVNRVVPDDQLDKETEKLANEVAKHSLQVIELGKRLFYRQLQMDDWSALHYATEVIVRNSKHRETIKGISAFLEKKEPTWDDGVSRHQ; encoded by the coding sequence GTGATTCTTTATGAACGTCGTGGTCCTGTAGGATGGGTGACTCTAAACAACGTTAATGAAAATTTAACTCTTACGCTGAAAGCAATGAAGGATATGGAGAAACAGCTCAAAACTATTGCCAATACTCGTGAAGTGGCTGTCGTGGTGCTCCAAGGGGCACCAAACATATTTTGCCTTGGTCACCACTTTCAAGAAATACAAGAGTCAGATACAGAAACCGTACACGCGTTGTTTGAACAAAGTTTCCGGGTTAAACAGTTGATCCGAGATCTGCCACAAGTTGTGATTGCTAAGGTTCAAGGTGTCGCGGTTGCAGCTGGACTTGAATTGGTCGCCGTTTCCGATCTGGCTGTAGCTTCAGAACGTGCTCAATTCGGTGCAACGGGTATTAACTGGGGACTCTTTTGTAGCACTCCGGCCGTCTTTTTAAGCCGTAACATTAGCAGAAAAAAGGCGGCAGAAATGTTGTTTACGGGAAAACTGTATACAGCTCGAGAAGCGGAAGCGATGGAGCTGGTTAATCGGGTGGTCCCGGATGACCAGCTTGATAAGGAAACAGAAAAACTGGCCAACGAAGTAGCAAAACACAGCTTACAAGTGATCGAGCTTGGAAAGCGCTTGTTTTACCGGCAACTCCAAATGGACGATTGGTCTGCCCTCCACTATGCCACGGAGGTGATTGTCCGCAACAGTAAGCATCGAGAGACAATAAAAGGCATATCGGCTTTTTTAGAGAAGAAAGAGCCGACGTGGGATGACGGAGTTTCACGCCATCAATAA
- a CDS encoding carbohydrate ABC transporter permease, with amino-acid sequence MSPVGEKNFMLRRNRDPKLGIKVAFGFVMAVLFIFPIVWMLFVSIKPDGYVTTQPLKWFLPPYTFSNYTTLLFDSLILRWLVNSLIVAAMTTILTLIVTSLAAYAISQMKFRYKNFIFIFFLLGLMVPGEATIIPLYEVAKSLNLLDTYAGLILPMIASPLGVIILKSFFDGVPKEVIESGVMDGCSHFKLYYKIVCPLAKPALSAIGIFTFIGSWNNFLWPYISILSETLYTLPVGLPVFNSAYSQAYVLPMTANAIASIPVIIAFLIFEKQIVRGISFTGIKG; translated from the coding sequence ATGAGTCCGGTAGGGGAAAAGAACTTTATGCTCAGGCGGAATCGTGATCCGAAGTTGGGAATTAAAGTAGCGTTCGGTTTCGTTATGGCTGTTTTATTTATTTTTCCAATTGTGTGGATGTTATTTGTCTCGATCAAGCCAGATGGCTATGTAACCACTCAACCTCTAAAGTGGTTTTTGCCGCCCTACACGTTTTCAAACTACACCACGCTACTGTTTGACAGCCTCATATTACGCTGGTTAGTCAACAGTTTGATCGTCGCGGCTATGACTACAATCCTCACGTTAATTGTGACTTCTTTAGCGGCATATGCCATATCACAAATGAAGTTTCGGTACAAAAACTTCATTTTCATCTTCTTTTTGTTAGGTTTGATGGTGCCCGGAGAGGCGACAATCATTCCCCTTTATGAAGTTGCCAAAAGCCTCAATCTCTTAGACACTTACGCGGGGTTGATTTTGCCGATGATTGCGTCCCCCTTGGGTGTCATTATTTTAAAAAGTTTTTTTGATGGAGTGCCTAAAGAGGTGATTGAAAGCGGTGTGATGGATGGGTGCTCGCATTTTAAGCTGTATTACAAAATTGTGTGTCCTTTAGCAAAACCGGCACTGTCGGCGATCGGTATTTTTACGTTCATCGGTTCTTGGAATAACTTTTTATGGCCCTATATCTCGATTTTGTCTGAGACCCTGTATACGTTGCCCGTAGGACTTCCAGTCTTTAATTCTGCCTACTCCCAAGCCTATGTCTTGCCGATGACCGCCAATGCCATCGCTTCCATTCCCGTTATTATTGCCTTTCTAATCTTTGAGAAGCAAATCGTGAGAGGCATTAGTTTTACAGGCATTAAGGGATGA
- the hflX gene encoding GTPase HflX, translating into MAQQKDRQRTFLVGLETKSPATGWSASESLDELARLIDTAGGTVVGRDIQKLNRPDSATYIGRGKAEELHQIAQEAEVDLIVFDGELSPVQQRNLEAIVQCVVIDRTAVILDIFALRARSREAKLQVELAQLNYMLPRMTGRGVDLSRLGGGIGTRGPGETKLEVDRRKIRNRIANVKKELLEVKAHRARLRQSRASQPLPVVALTGYTNAGKSTLHRALAGSDVLAENRLFATFDATTRRVDPPNGEPFLLVDTVGFIHKLPTFLVAAFRSTLEEVKEADLLLHVVDAGHPKRDEQMETVQSVLDEIGAANKPMLLVYNKWDQMAGSDYPHPFRQTNTVAVSALTGENMDALQHAIQQALSARRVTVEVTIPFDKTEWVSWIFDHGRMLAHQHRLDGTYIKVELEKNLANKLSRQLKDM; encoded by the coding sequence TTGGCGCAGCAAAAAGACAGACAGCGGACGTTCTTGGTCGGGTTGGAAACGAAATCTCCGGCGACAGGTTGGAGCGCCAGTGAATCACTTGACGAACTGGCGCGCCTCATTGATACAGCTGGAGGCACGGTTGTCGGGCGCGATATTCAAAAACTGAACAGACCGGACAGTGCCACTTATATCGGTCGCGGTAAAGCAGAAGAACTTCATCAGATCGCACAGGAAGCGGAGGTCGATCTCATCGTCTTTGACGGAGAACTGTCACCGGTTCAGCAACGCAATTTGGAAGCAATCGTTCAATGTGTCGTCATCGACCGTACGGCTGTCATTTTAGACATTTTTGCCCTTCGCGCCCGTTCCCGTGAAGCGAAGCTGCAAGTCGAGCTCGCGCAATTAAACTATATGTTGCCTCGCATGACAGGGAGAGGAGTGGATCTTTCGCGCCTCGGGGGCGGGATTGGCACGAGAGGTCCGGGAGAAACCAAGTTGGAAGTCGACCGGCGCAAAATTCGCAATCGCATCGCAAACGTCAAAAAAGAGTTGTTAGAGGTAAAGGCGCACCGGGCCAGGTTAAGGCAGAGTCGCGCCAGCCAACCGCTGCCGGTGGTCGCTCTCACCGGCTACACGAATGCCGGTAAATCGACCTTGCACCGGGCATTGGCGGGGTCCGACGTGTTAGCCGAAAATCGTCTCTTTGCCACGTTCGACGCAACGACGAGAAGAGTGGACCCTCCCAACGGAGAGCCCTTTCTTCTCGTTGACACAGTCGGTTTCATTCACAAGTTACCGACTTTTTTAGTCGCTGCATTTCGTTCCACACTGGAAGAAGTGAAGGAAGCGGACTTGTTGTTACACGTCGTCGATGCCGGGCATCCGAAACGAGACGAACAGATGGAAACGGTGCAATCCGTGTTGGACGAAATAGGAGCCGCGAACAAACCAATGCTTCTCGTGTACAACAAGTGGGATCAAATGGCCGGTAGCGATTATCCGCATCCGTTCCGTCAAACAAATACGGTCGCCGTCTCGGCACTTACCGGTGAGAACATGGATGCATTGCAACATGCCATCCAACAGGCCCTCTCGGCTCGACGTGTCACTGTGGAAGTGACAATTCCGTTTGACAAGACGGAGTGGGTGTCCTGGATTTTCGACCACGGTCGCATGCTCGCACATCAGCACCGGTTAGATGGTACTTATATTAAAGTAGAGCTGGAAAAAAACCTCGCTAACAAATTGTCGAGGCAATTGAAAGATATGTGA